A single window of Pseudomonas lijiangensis DNA harbors:
- a CDS encoding glutamine synthetase family protein, whose translation MSTNLDQLTDWLKEHKITEVECMMSDLTGITRGKISPTNKFIAEKGMRLPESVLLQTVTGDYVEDDIYYELLDPADIDMICRPDQNAVYLVPWAIEPTAQVIHDTYDKQGNPIELSPRNVLKKVLKLYADQGWQPIVAPEMEFYLTKRSDDPDYPLQPPVGRSGRPETGRQSFSIEAANEFDPLFEDVYDWCELQNLDLDTLIHEDGTAQMEINFRHGDALSLADQILVFKRTMREAALKHDVAATFMAKPMTGEPGSAMHLHQSIIDIKTGKNIFSNDDGTMSQLFLNHVGGLQKLIPELLPLFAPNVNSFRRFLPDTSAPVNVEWGEENRTVGLRVPDAVPQNRRVENRLPGADANPYLAIAASLLCGFIGMVEGLNPSAPVVGRGYERRNLRLPLTIEDALERMENSKTIEKYLGKKFIVGYVAVKRAEHENFKRVISSWEREFLLFAV comes from the coding sequence ATGAGTACCAACCTCGACCAGCTCACCGATTGGTTGAAAGAACACAAGATCACCGAAGTCGAATGCATGATGTCCGACCTCACCGGGATCACCCGCGGCAAGATCTCGCCGACCAACAAGTTCATTGCCGAAAAGGGCATGCGTCTGCCTGAAAGCGTGCTGCTGCAGACGGTGACCGGCGACTATGTAGAAGACGACATCTACTACGAACTGCTGGACCCGGCCGACATCGACATGATCTGCCGCCCCGACCAGAACGCGGTGTATCTGGTGCCCTGGGCCATCGAGCCCACTGCGCAGGTCATTCATGACACCTACGACAAGCAGGGCAACCCCATCGAGCTGTCGCCGCGCAATGTCCTGAAGAAAGTCCTCAAGCTCTATGCCGATCAGGGCTGGCAACCGATTGTTGCGCCGGAGATGGAGTTCTACCTGACCAAGCGCAGCGATGACCCGGATTATCCCTTGCAGCCGCCTGTCGGTCGCTCCGGGCGCCCTGAAACCGGGCGTCAGTCGTTCTCCATCGAAGCCGCCAATGAATTCGACCCGCTGTTTGAAGATGTCTACGACTGGTGCGAGTTGCAGAACCTGGATCTGGACACCCTGATCCACGAAGACGGCACGGCGCAGATGGAAATCAACTTCCGTCATGGCGATGCCCTGTCCCTGGCCGACCAGATCCTGGTGTTCAAGCGCACCATGCGCGAAGCCGCGCTCAAGCATGACGTGGCCGCCACCTTCATGGCCAAGCCGATGACCGGCGAGCCGGGCAGTGCGATGCACCTGCACCAGAGCATCATCGACATCAAGACCGGCAAAAACATCTTTTCCAATGATGACGGGACCATGAGCCAGTTGTTTCTGAACCACGTCGGTGGTCTTCAGAAGCTTATCCCCGAGCTGTTGCCGCTGTTTGCGCCCAACGTCAACTCGTTCCGCCGCTTCCTGCCGGATACCTCGGCACCGGTGAACGTGGAGTGGGGCGAAGAGAACCGTACTGTCGGCCTGCGTGTGCCGGATGCCGTGCCGCAGAACCGCCGCGTCGAAAACCGTCTGCCCGGCGCCGATGCCAACCCTTATCTGGCCATTGCCGCCAGCCTGCTGTGTGGTTTCATCGGCATGGTCGAAGGGCTCAACCCGAGTGCGCCGGTGGTCGGGCGCGGCTACGAGCGCCGAAACCTGCGTCTGCCGCTGACCATCGAGGATGCGCTGGAGCGGATGGAAAACAGCAAGACCATCGAGAAGTACCTGGGCAAGAAGTTCATCGTCGGCTACGTGGCGGTCAAGCGTGCCGAGCACGAGAACTTCAAGCGTGTGATCAGTTCGTGGGAGCGGGAATTCCTGCTCTTCGCCGTTTGA
- a CDS encoding aspartate aminotransferase family protein, producing MSANNPQTLEWQALSSEHHLAPFSDYKQLKDKGPRIITRAEGVYLWDSEGNRILDGMSGLWCVAIGYGREELVEAASKQMRELPYYNLFFQTAHPPALELAKAISEITPEGMNHVFFTGSGSEGNDTMLRMVRHYWAIKGQPNKKTIISRVNGYHGSTVAGASLGGMTYMHEQGDLPIPGVVHIPQPYWFGEGGDMTPDEFGVWAAEQLESKILELGVENVGAFIAEPIQGAGGVIVPPDTYWPKIKEILARYDILFVADEVICGFGRTSEWFGSDFYGLKPDMMTIAKGLTSGYVPMGGLVVRDEIVAVLNEGGDFNHGFTYSGHPVAAAVALENIRILREEKVVERVQAQTAPYLQKRLRELSDHPLVGEVRGVGLLGAIELVKDKATRERHVGKGAGMICRTFCFDNGLIMRAVGDTMIIAPPLVISFAQIDELIEKARKCLDLTLAAL from the coding sequence ATGAGTGCCAACAACCCTCAAACCCTCGAATGGCAAGCCTTGAGCAGCGAGCACCACCTGGCACCGTTCAGCGATTACAAGCAATTGAAGGATAAAGGCCCGCGCATCATCACCCGCGCCGAAGGCGTTTATCTGTGGGACAGCGAAGGCAACAGGATTCTGGATGGCATGTCCGGCCTGTGGTGCGTCGCCATCGGCTATGGTCGTGAAGAGCTGGTCGAAGCGGCCAGCAAACAGATGCGTGAGCTGCCTTATTACAACCTGTTCTTCCAGACCGCCCATCCTCCGGCGCTGGAACTGGCGAAAGCCATTTCCGAGATCACCCCCGAAGGCATGAATCATGTGTTCTTTACCGGCTCAGGCTCCGAAGGCAACGACACCATGTTGCGCATGGTCCGTCATTACTGGGCGATCAAGGGCCAGCCGAACAAGAAAACCATCATCAGCCGGGTCAATGGCTATCACGGCTCCACCGTTGCCGGTGCCAGCCTGGGTGGCATGACCTATATGCACGAGCAGGGCGATCTGCCGATCCCCGGTGTGGTGCACATTCCCCAGCCATACTGGTTTGGTGAAGGTGGCGACATGACGCCTGACGAGTTCGGTGTCTGGGCTGCCGAGCAACTGGAAAGCAAGATTCTCGAACTGGGCGTGGAAAACGTCGGTGCATTCATTGCCGAGCCGATCCAGGGCGCGGGCGGTGTGATCGTGCCGCCTGATACCTACTGGCCGAAGATCAAGGAAATCCTGGCCAGATACGACATCCTGTTCGTCGCCGATGAGGTGATTTGTGGCTTCGGGCGTACCAGTGAGTGGTTCGGTAGCGATTTCTACGGCCTCAAGCCTGACATGATGACCATCGCCAAGGGCCTGACCTCCGGTTATGTGCCCATGGGCGGCCTTGTGGTGCGTGATGAAATCGTTGCAGTGCTCAACGAGGGTGGCGATTTCAACCATGGTTTCACCTATTCCGGGCATCCTGTGGCGGCTGCGGTGGCGCTGGAAAACATCCGTATCCTGCGCGAAGAAAAGGTCGTCGAAAGGGTTCAGGCGCAAACGGCACCATATTTGCAAAAGCGTCTGCGCGAGTTGAGCGATCATCCGCTGGTGGGAGAGGTCCGTGGTGTCGGTCTGCTGGGTGCAATCGAGCTGGTGAAAGACAAGGCCACTCGCGAGCGGCATGTCGGCAAGGGCGCAGGGATGATTTGTCGAACCTTCTGCTTCGATAATGGCCTGATCATGCGGGCTGTAGGCGATACCATGATTATCGCGCCGCCGCTGGTCATCAGTTTTGCGCAAATCGATGAGTTGATCGAGAAGGCGCGAAAGTGCCTGGATCTGACCCTGGCAGCACTGTAG